From Leishmania major strain Friedlin complete genome, chromosome 8:
GCCTGTCCCCTCAccactgcctccctccctcaccccgatctctctttctcctcgcctcctttCACTCTTACTCGCGTGGCCCAtccgcccaccccctctcacaacacacgcgcgcaaccaAACGAACGCCGACaacgcgcgcctgcacgtgcAACGGCAACACGTGTACGTCTGCATATCTGCATGTACTGCCAAGGCTCTGCCTTGCTCTCTTCGGCTTGCACCCCCGCGTTCTCCTCGTCAGCGTCTTTGCGCGATCTCGACTCCCCTGCCGTCTGccctcgtgtgcgcctccgctgtgcccctctccgctctccgTTGTGAGGTTTCGAAAATGGCGTGCAAGCTCGGCGTCGCTATCTACGTGGTCCTCCAGCTCATCGCGTTCGTCGCTGTGATGGTCGGTACGGGGGTCGACATGTTTTACAACAAGCCGGAGCACAGCTCTGGCGCCAGGGTATGCATAACCCTATGGGGTCTAAAGACTGATTGTCGAAAGCCCAAAATAACCGACTCCTCGAGCGTTCGGTGGGCGCTCTGCCCTATCCGCCTCAAAAACTTCCGGCTTTGCCAGGTGTTCGCTATCATCTCCATCCTCGTGTACGGCGCGGCGTTCCTCTTCGGCTTCCTTTTGCTGTACTGCTGCTCTGGCTTCCGCTGGCTCtgcctggcgctgaacatcgtgggcgctgccaccgcttgCGTTGTCTGGGCGGTCATGGTGGTCACCTACAGACTCCCAGAACCAAAGTGCCTCGAGCTGAGTGATGGCTACGATTTCGGCGTCGGTTTCGGTCTCTTCGTGCTTGCCTGGATCCTCGATATCGTCGACATCATCTTCCTGATGCTCCCGTGGCAAATCGGGGAGTTCGTTGAGGGTGAGGAACCGAGTGAgaaggagatggagaagtCCAAAAACGCAGCGCAGGAGTAGAAGGGAGCGGGCCgcaggaagcggagggcGGAGTTGCTagccgcgcggcagctccaccggGACGTCCTTGTGGAGGGGCCGGCGGTGCTAATGCCGTCGGGAAAGacggagggggcggaggctgcggacGCTCGCTTCCGCCTTTCGCCGGcatctctcccgctctcgctcgctgccctcacgtgcgtgcgtgtgcgcttcctccctcgAGTTTTGTATCGGACGCGCTCTCGAGTGCCGGTGTGGCGTGAGCGAGCGCTTGCGGACGTGTTCGCGGTTTCTCCCTcgcctgctctctcttctcttgcgtgtgtcCTTTGTTGAGTtttccgccctcctcctcctcccctcccccctgagCCGTCGCCCTCGTTGCCTTCTCCAAATCGCCTTCCCCTCACGCtcggccgtcgccggccAGAGCATCAACGATGGAAAGCGAAGGTGCATGGCTGCAAGGGCAAGGGAAGGCAGACGCACAGaatgggggcggggagggccTGACGCGCTGGAAAGAAGGACGAGGAACGCGACGCCACACCGCGTCGGTTACCAGCCTCCGTCTTTcgtgtgcttctctcccgcgccccctcttcccctcacgcacaccgcATGGACTCCTCAAacggagaggtggagggaggggggacgagGTGCCAcaggtgtggtggtggcgggggcaGGAACCAAGGAGGCTCATGTGTAGACGCAGCGGGAAGGCAGGAGAACGGCGTCTGTGTGCCcggaggcgatggcagcgCTGGCTCCTGCTCTTTCCTTGCGCCCCATGCACGGcctacgtgtgtgcgcgcacacccacgcgcgcgcaggtgcgtaGGAGGGCACCCCCTCTGCCGCGTaagcgcgtgcggcgtcgAGCGAGGcagtggggagagggaaggtgagGCTGGCGAGGTGGCGGGCGGGAGGCTCTCCATGACGCACGAAAGGCGGCCTCACGTCCGACATGGgcgtgtggcgtgtgtggtgaCGCCCACGCCCTCTGCGCTTCTCTCGGGCCCTCTTCGCGTTTGTGCCCTCCGCtcttttccgtctctctctctctctctgtctcctcatggacccgctcctccccgccatccgccactgtcgcgcacgggatgtgcgtgtgtgcaggtgcatgCGCCCTTGTGaccgtcctcccccttcttcagcgaatgccccctccccgccaccacgacaGGGACGCCGTCGGGCACACTCtctgtcccctccccctcccccctctgctgtcgttgtttcctcttctcgttatcttgcgcgcacccgccgctccgcgttcgcctttctctctgtcctccGCAGTCCACCGACGCTTGGGGctcgcctgcctgcctgtgtgccgcgtgtgcgcctccctgccgtcgccttatgcgcaccgctgtcctcctcttgcgcctctccccgtgtgtgggcgccagaggctggcggaggcggcgaagaaaACGGCCACGACAGCACAGCGGAACCGGGGGACGGGGTgcgcgcaacggcggccCACAAAggacagaggaggggaacGACAGAAGCGGAGCGAATCGATGCCAAGCGGAAAGAGCGGACACgacggcagagaggcagcgctTGTACTTCGACTCGAGtccgtgtctgcgtgtgtgtgcctgtatCTGTGTGTTTTCGTGTGTCTTTATTATGTCTTCGCCTCTCTTGggtcgcttcttctttttcttttctctgcttcgatgccccaccaccccatcGGATCCTCCAGACTCCCATGTAAAGAGTCTTCGCCCCTTATTACgggatgcggtggcgtggtGCGACTCGTGGAGACGCGTggcatgcaggcagagcACAGGGTCTCAAAAGGccctgacctgcggctgcccaACACCCTCCCCGATATCGCCCGGCATTCgccgaggccaccgcctGTTACCCACACGACTGAcgtcgccgcttccgccctcgagcaggaccctggacgcggcccgcctGGACCGAGGCATGCCGTCCGCCCGGGTCCGTGTGGCGCcctccgcgcagcacgcacccgaggaggagacgagcaAGGGCAAGATAAACCGGTCAGACGCATGGTCCCCCGGTCGAACGGCAGGCAGTGCGTCCTTGGTGGCCAGGATGTAGCCGTGGTGCAACAGACGCGTGCGAGCTGTGGTCGAATGCGTATATTATCCGACATGTCCGCCCGCGATGGCAGCGAGACGTAGAGAGGTgccccgctgccaccacgggCGGACACGCAAAGCGTCAATaacacacaacaacaaaaccaGAAAAGGGGGGgctacacgcacgcaggcgtcCTCGATTTCGTTCGCACCTCCGACGGCTCCGCATGCTGACTCTGCCTGGGAGGccacggcgtgtgtgcgtgcatcccccccccctccctccctcccttttttctttttccctcgccttctcttttGTTCTGTGCAATGCCTTGCTCGAGAGTTTTCTGGTCATTTCTTTCTCGCGTTCTCGCCTCCGTGTCTTCAACTCGCCGAAGTCTTTGCTGCggtcagcggcgcggctgtgctatgcgcgtgtgcgcctctctgccggCACGCGTGTCTTCATGTGTGcatacgcgtgtgtgcgcgtgtgcctcctggcggcgcagcctccttgtgcacccactcctcttcatctgcacctctcttctctgctgcaccttcgcgcTTGCCTCATGGGTGCCTCTTGGCGAAGCACAATGATgagcggcaacgcagcggtGAACGCCAatacgcacacgtacaccaaCAGGAGAAGCGCCCATGCGCGCATAAAAAGGTACTCACTCTCGCATACTGGCTAGGCCGAGTGCTGGGAGGCACCACCGGCATCcgtctgcgcgcggtgcgcggcacaggcggtgcggcatgcGCCCGCATGCCCTCAGGCCTCCTGTTGCTCTGATTGCCCGCGCGCCTggagcgctggtggcggcggcgcacatttgatggtgccgccccctcccccctcccctttgcCAGTGCGGTCACCGGGCCTACGGCACGGCGCGGTTGCCAAGGTGATGGGCACTGGCGAAGGGGGGGCTCTGCGTGGCACCTGAGGGCATTGCGGCGCGGgggccgccgaggacgctgcaccacagcgcgaGGCTGCTGGAGCGTGTGAGCTGACTGCGCccctgcgcgcacgacccgcgcgacgtcgaggccgtggcgctcatcgcgcttagccgctgctggctggcggagcggatgTGACTGCTGGAAGATGCGGACCTCTCGCCGGTCGTGTTTGTGTggaaggcggagcgggtgaaggaggggaggcttCGCCGTGCCCTGGCCAAGCACAAGGGCACCATGAGCTGCGTTGCGCGCGCTtgtggtgtgtgctgcgTCCGGACGACGAGCCTCTGCacccaccggcggcagcagccgcggccatGAACCACGGACCGCCACCGAGACCCTCTCCAAGGCCGCGCGGTGATCCGaggacgtgtgtgtgtgctcgcgaCGGCCGGCGGGGTGCCCTCGCCGTGAAGCgcaaggacgaggaggaggcggtggcgcgcggtGTGCTTGTGCAGGTGGTGCCGTCGCATCCCCGCATCGTCGCCTTCAGCGGTAGCGCTGGCGTGTATGCAACCGTTGCCTGTGCCATCTCGCCATGGAGGGGGCCCACTGCGTCGGTCAGCATGGCGACCGctgggctgcggcgcctcgaCTTGTGCATGATTGCCGTGTTCAGCCGCGAGCAGGTGTTcgcccacacgcagcacaccaTCGACGCTGCTAGTCTCCACCACTTG
This genomic window contains:
- a CDS encoding amastin-like protein, which encodes MACKLGVAIYVVLQLIAFVAVMVGTGVDMFYNKPEHSSGARVCITLWGLKTDCRKPKITDSSSVRWALCPIRLKNFRLCQVFAIISILVYGAAFLFGFLLLYCCSGFRWLCLALNIVGAATACVVWAVMVVTYRLPEPKCLELSDGYDFGVGFGLFVLAWILDIVDIIFLMLPWQIGEFVEGEEPSEKEMEKSKNAAQE